CCGGTTCTCCGCCGCCTCGTCGAGGCCGCCCGCACGCTCGCGGGCGGGCGGTACGCGGCTCTCGGGATCCCCGACGGTGAGGGCGGCTTCGCCCAGTTCCTCACCACCGGGCTGTCCGACGAGGAGGTCGCGGCGATCGGGCCGCTGCCGCGCACGCACGGGCTGCTCGGAGCGATGCTCGGTGAGCGCGAGTCCTTCCGGACGGCCGACATCACCCGGGACCCGCGGTTCTGGGGGTGGCCGGCCGCACACCCCGACATGCGCTCCTTCCTCGGCGTGCCGATCCTGTCCGCGGGCACGGTGGTCGGTGCGATCTACGTCACCGACAAGGAGGGCGCCCCGGCGTTCACCGACGCCGACCAGGAGGTCATCGAGCTCCTCGCCGCACACGCCGCAGTGGCCATAGAGAACGTGCGGCTCACCGAGCGCACCCGCGAGCTCGCCGTCCTTGAGGAGCGCGCCGCGCTCGCGCGCGAGCTCCACGACGCGATGACCCAGAAGCTGTTCAGCCTGAACCTCGTCGCCGAGGCCGCCGCCGACGCGGTCGGCCGCGATCCGGAGGCGGCCGAGGCCCACATCCGCACCATGCAGGGGCTCGCCCGCGACACGCTCGCCGAGCTGCGCTCGCTCATCGTTGACCTGCGTCCCGCCGACCTGGGCGCCGATGGCCTTGTCGCCGCCCTGCGCGCGCATGTCGATCTCGTCGCCCGCGTCCACGGCGTCGACGTCGTCCTGCGCGCGGAGGGGGACGACCGCCTCGACCCCGAACGCGAGCGCCAGGTGTTCCGCGTGGTGCAGGAGGCGCTGCACAACGCCGTGCGCCACGCGGGTGCGAGCCGGATCGAGGTGACCGTCACCGCCGTCGACGGCCGCGTCGCCGTCGCGGTCCGCGACGACGGTGCCGGCTTCGACCCGGACGACGGCGCGGTGCGCGGCAGGCGGCTCGGCCTCACGTCGATGCGCGACCGCGCCCGCGCCATCGGTGGGCACCTCGCGATCGAGTCGGCCCCGGGGGCGGGTACGGCGGTGCGGTTGGAGGTGGGCGGTGGCTGAGCCGATCCGCGTGCTCGTCGTCGACGACCACCCGGTGGTGCGCCAGGGGCTGCGCGCGTTCCTGTCGTCCCGTGACGACATGGAGGTCGTCGCCGAGGCAGCCGACGGCGAGGAAGCGGTCCGCAAGCTCCGCCACCTGCGGCCCGACGTCGCCCTCGTCGATCTCGTGATGCCCGGCACCGGCGGCCTGCAGGTCCTCGAACGCGCAGCCGAGCTCGAGCTGCCCACCCGCATCATCGTGCTGACGAGCTTCGCGGAGACCGACCAGGTCGTCCCGGCCGTGCGCGCCGGGGCCGCGGGGTACCTGCTGAAGGACGCCGAGCCCCGGGAGCTCGAGGATGCCATCCGTGCGGTCCACCGGGGGGAGGCCCTGCTGCATCCGCGCGCGGCGGGTGCGGTCATGCGGGAGGTGGCCGCGCCCCGGCCTGCGCCGCTCGCCGACCTCACGCCGCGCGAGCGGGAGGTGCTCGTCCGACTCGCGCGGGGACTCACCAACCGGCTCATCGCCCGCGAGCTCGGCGTCACGGAGAAGACGGTGAAGACCCACGTCTCCCACGTTCTCGCCAAGCTCGGCGTCACCGACCGGACCCAGGCCGCCCTCTATGCGTTGCGCGCCGGCCTCGCCGAGACGAGTGGGCGCGACGGCCCGCGCTCCTGAGGCAACAGGCCGGCCCAGAAAGGACGTCCTTCGCAAGGGCGGCCGGTCGTTAAGAAAAGGACCCAGGGGTTGTAGGACCAGCGGCCGAGGCCGGCCGGGCCCTGCGATGGACGTCGCACCGGCGGGGCGGAACTACGGTGCGGGCAGCCTTCGAAAAGGAGCCGGTCATGCCATCGCCGATTCGCGTCGCCCTCGTCACCGGCGGCTCCCTCGGACTGGGCCGGGCACTCGTGGCAAGTC
This region of Egibacteraceae bacterium genomic DNA includes:
- a CDS encoding GAF domain-containing sensor histidine kinase, which gives rise to MHDEPVMVVGGDVGPPVRTVPADYRACVSDPRPPDDAARAAMSDTVLAIAAERAVEPVLRRLVEAARTLAGGRYAALGIPDGEGGFAQFLTTGLSDEEVAAIGPLPRTHGLLGAMLGERESFRTADITRDPRFWGWPAAHPDMRSFLGVPILSAGTVVGAIYVTDKEGAPAFTDADQEVIELLAAHAAVAIENVRLTERTRELAVLEERAALARELHDAMTQKLFSLNLVAEAAADAVGRDPEAAEAHIRTMQGLARDTLAELRSLIVDLRPADLGADGLVAALRAHVDLVARVHGVDVVLRAEGDDRLDPERERQVFRVVQEALHNAVRHAGASRIEVTVTAVDGRVAVAVRDDGAGFDPDDGAVRGRRLGLTSMRDRARAIGGHLAIESAPGAGTAVRLEVGGG
- a CDS encoding response regulator transcription factor, whose protein sequence is MAEPIRVLVVDDHPVVRQGLRAFLSSRDDMEVVAEAADGEEAVRKLRHLRPDVALVDLVMPGTGGLQVLERAAELELPTRIIVLTSFAETDQVVPAVRAGAAGYLLKDAEPRELEDAIRAVHRGEALLHPRAAGAVMREVAAPRPAPLADLTPREREVLVRLARGLTNRLIARELGVTEKTVKTHVSHVLAKLGVTDRTQAALYALRAGLAETSGRDGPRS